A region of the Lachancea thermotolerans CBS 6340 chromosome E complete sequence genome:
TTTTCCATATCTCGTAAACGACAGCTAGAGGACCCGTAGCATTCGCGACGTCATTGGCGCCGTGTGCGAAGGACATTGTAGCGGCAGTGATTGCCTGTAGAACAGAATAAATGTACTCGACACGGTTGTCATAGTACTTTGACCTCTTGAACATATCTACAAGATTGTCTGATAACATGTCTTTATCGTTCACTTGAGCATTAACAACATCTTGCGTCCATCCATGAGAGGCGACCAACCAGAGAAGCTTGGGCCATTGCTTAGGGCCCTGCTTCAATAGGGACCACCAGTATTGCCTAGTGGTCATCTTGTTCTCTGGCTCAGTTTTGGTCTCGACAGAACCTGTCCTTTGAAGGTTGTCATCATTGTCGTTGATAGACTTGGTGGAGACATTTGGCatcttgttttcctcatcaCTAACACCAACTAATGCTTCTTGAGGAAATCTTTTCCCTTCGTAATAGTCGATGGTCAACTGGTGATTCTCAGGCATAGGCGGAATCTCGTCTAAAGGCTTGAAGTAGAACACTGGACCTCTGAGAATGTCTGCAAGCTTAAGTGTCCAATCCTGATGcaagagctttcttctgTAGAATGGAtagaaaaagatgaagtaGACAACTGAAGCAATAGCACCTGTTAAGACTATCGATAAGGCGGTTTCAGTTTCTGATAGATTGTCCAAGTGCAAATTTGGCGAGCCCTTCCACACGATCAACATCGTTAGGATAGAAAATGTTGCAAAAACCAACAGCCCGACTATTAATaaggcatttttgatgGATTTCTCCAACGTCTTGACTTCAAGCACGCATATTCTTGAGATAGTGAAGATTATGGCGGCAATGAGACCAGCTAAGACTGGAGCAATAAACCAGGACGCAATAATTTGTGCAACACCATCCCATCCCCAGACCACTCCACCTGCGCCGCTGGCAGCAATACCGGCACCGAAAATACCGCCGACGATGGAGTGGGTGGTTGACACCGGGAGCCCAATCGAAGTCGCAATTGTCAGCCAACACGATGAACCAACCAAAGCACACGTCATTGTCAGCATTAGAACAGCGGGATCGTTGTTGAATGTAGATGCATCAATAATAtcgtttttgattgtttttgaaacacGAGACCCCGTCAATGCCGCGCCCAAAAACTCGCACAGCCCTGC
Encoded here:
- a CDS encoding inorganic phosphate transporter (highly similar to uniprot|P38361 Saccharomyces cerevisiae YBR296C PHO89 Na+/Pi cotransporter active in early growth phase); the encoded protein is MLFAFLDAFNIGANDVANSFASAISSRSLEYWQAMILAGLCEFLGAALTGSRVSKTIKNDIIDASTFNNDPAVLMLTMTCALVGSSCWLTIATSIGLPVSTTHSIVGGIFGAGIAASGAGGVVWGWDGVAQIIASWFIAPVLAGLIAAIIFTISRICVLEVKTLEKSIKNALLIVGLLVFATFSILTMLIVWKGSPNLHLDNLSETETALSIVLTGAIASVVYFIFFYPFYRRKLLHQDWTLKLADILRGPVFYFKPLDEIPPMPENHQLTIDYYEGKRFPQEALVGVSDEENKMPNVSTKSINDNDDNLQRTGSVETKTEPENKMTTRQYWWSLLKQGPKQWPKLLWLVASHGWTQDVVNAQVNDKDMLSDNLVDMFKRSKYYDNRVEYIYSVLQAITAATMSFAHGANDVANATGPLAVVYEIWKTNATAAKSDVPVWVLAYGGAALVLGCWTYGYKIIKNLGNKIILQSPSRGFSIELAAAITTVMATQLAIPTSTTQIAVGGIVAVGLCNKDVKSVNWKMVAWCYSDWFFTLPIAGLIAGILNGIILNAPHFGGVYEMT